In the genome of Nonomuraea sp. NBC_00507, the window AGGTCATGCCCGAGAACGCCGGCGTGATCGTACGCACCGCGGCCGAGGGCGCCTCCGAGGACGAGCTGGCCCGCGACGTGGCCCGGCTGTCCGCCCAGTGGGAGAACATCCAGAAGAAGGCCAAGTCGGCGAGCCCGCCCGAGCTGCTGTCCGCCGAGCCCGACCTGACCATCAGGGTCGTACGGGACGTCTTCAACGAGGACTTCACCTCGCTGGTCGTGCAGGGCGAGGAGGCCTGGGACACGGTCGACGACTACGTCAAGTACGTCGCGCCGCACCTGGGCGAGCGGCTGTCGAGGTGGGACGGCGAGCAGGGCGACGGCGACGTCTTCGAGTCGTACCGGATCGACGAGCAGCTCGGCAAGGCAATGGACCGCAAGGTGTGGCTGCCGAGCGGCGGCTCGCTGGTGATCGACCGTACCGAGGCGATGACCGTCGTCGACGTCAACACCGGCAAGTTCACCGGACAGGGCGGAAACCTCGAGGAGACCGTCACCAGGAACAACCTGGAGGCGGCCGAGGAGATCGTGCGCCAGCTCCGGCTGCGCGACATCGGCGGCATCATCGTGATCGACTTCATCGACATGGTGCTGGAGTCGAACCGGGACCTCGTGCTGCGGCGGCTCCTGGAGTGCCTGGCGCGCGACAGGACCAAGCACCAGGTGGCCGAGGTGACCTCCCTGGGTCTGGTCCAGATGACGCGTAAGCGGGTCGGTCAGGGGCTCCTGGAGGCCTTCTCGACGCCGTGTGAGTGCTGCAACGGGCGTGGCCTGCTGGTCTCCACGGAGCCGGTGGAGTCCAAGCCGGAGCCGCGCGGCACGCAGGGGAAGATGGCCGTGGAGAAGGCGGTCTCCGACAAGGTTTCCGCGGCCAAGGAGTCCGCAGGCCGTGATACGGTGACCGGTGCGCTTGAAGACGTCCCGGCAGAGGACGACCAAGCCGGTCAGACTTCTGGCAGGGGGCGGCGACGCTCCCGCCGAGCCAAGTCCGCCGAGTAGCCCTCGGCGGACGTCCGACGACCCGTCCGGTTCGCCGGGGGACCGTTAATCCGGTACCCTGGTGAATCGGTGCGTCAGGTGACGTGCCCTGTTGGCGCGCCTACTCGGATCGTCGGTTCCAGACAGGACCGAATGACAAGGCGCAGCATTCGGCGGCCGTCCCCGTTGTGGGATGGCCGTGACAACAGCGAGTCAGTAGAAGGGTTCCGCGGTGTACGCGATCGTTCGTTGCGGCGGCAGGCAGCAGAAGGTCTCCGTCGGTGACGTCCTCGAGGTGGACAAGGTCGCCGGCGAGGTCGGCTCTTCGGTTTCGCTGCCGACGGTGCTCGTCGTCAACGATGGCGACGTGACGACCGAGGCGGGCAAGTTCACGGTCAGCGCCGAGATCCTCGGTGAGACCAAGGGCCCGAAGATCCGCATTCTCAAGTACAAGAACAAGACCGGTTACAAGAAGCGCCAGGGTCACCGCCAGCGGTACACCCAGGTGAAGATCACCGGTATCGACCAGGCCTGATCGGGAGTTTGAGAGATGGCACACAAGAAGGGCGCGTCGTCCACCCGGAACGGCCGTGACTCCAACGCGCAGCGCCTGGGCGTCAAGCGTTTCGGTGGCCAGCTGGTCAACGCGGGCGAGATCATCGTCCGCCAGCGTGGCACCCACTTCCACCCCGGTGACAACGTCGGCCGTGGTGGCGATGACACGCTGTTCGCGCTGGCCGCTGGTCACGTGCAGTTCGGCGTCAAGCGCGGCCGCAGGGCCGTGAGCATCGTTCCCGTCGCGGAGTAGCTTTTCCTCCTCCCGACCTGGGGATCTTCTGGGGTGGATCGAGCGGTTTCGATCCACCCCTTTTGCGTTGTGTGGGAACTATGAGAGGCCCCTGGTGGGGCGATGGAGGAGAACGGCATGCCGGACTTTGTGGACCAGGTGGTCCTGCATATCAAGGCCGGTGACGGGGGGAACGGGTGTGCCTCCATCCACCGGGAGAAGTTCAAACCGCTCGGCGGCCCCGACGGGGGCAACGGCGGACGCGGCGGCGATGTGATCCTCGAGGTCGATCCCAACACCGCAACCCTGCTCGACTACCACCGGCGGCCCCATCGCAAGGCCGACAACGGCAAGCAGGGGCAGGGCTCCAACCGGGACGGCGCCAACGGGGAGGACGTGGTCCTGCCCGTCCCCAACGGCACCGTCGTCAAGAACGCCGACACGGGCGAGGTGCTGGTGGACCTCGTGGGAGCCGGCACCCGGTATGTGATCGCCCAGGGCGGGCACGGCGGGCTGGGTAACGCCGCCCTGGCCAGCACGAAGCGGAAGGCGCCCGGGTTCGCGCTGCTCGGGGAGCCGGGCGACGGGCTCGACGTCATGCTGGAGCTGAAGAGCGTCGCGGACGTGGCGCTGGTCGGGTTCCCGAGCGCCGGCAAGTCGTCGCTGATCGCCGCCCTGAGCGCGGCCAAGCCGAAGATCGCCGACTATCCGTTCACCACGTTGATCCCGAACCTCGGGGTGGTGACGGCCGGGGACACCGTGTTCACCGTGGCGGACGTGCCCGGGCTGATCCCCGGGGCGTCGCAGGGGAAGGGGCTCGGGCACGAGTTCCTGCGGCACGTCGAGCGGTGCGACATGCTCGTCCACGTCATCGACTGCGCCACCATGGAGCCTGGGCGCGATCCGATCACGGATTACGAGGTGATCGAGGCGGAGCTGCGGGCGTATGGCAAGCTCGAGGACCGGCCGCGGATCGTCGTGCTCAACAAGGCCGACGTGCCGGACGCTCGGGAGCTGGCTGAGCTGGTCACGCCCGAGTTCGAGGCGCGGGGGCTGCAGGTGTTCACGATCTCGGCGGCCACCCATGACGGGTTGCGGGAGCTCACGTACGCGATGGGCGAGTGGGTCGCGGCCGCCCGGGCCAACAAGCCGATCGAGGAGCCTACACGGCTCGTGATCCGGCCCAAGCAGCTCGGCGACGCCGGGTTCCGGGTGCGCCGGGTCAACGAGAACCTGTTCCAGATCACCGGCGAGAAGCCGGAACGGTGGATCAGGCAGACGGACTTCACCAACGACGAGGCGGTCGGATACCTCGCCGACCGGCTGGAGCGGCTCGGGGTCGAGGAGCAGCTCGCCAAGGCCGGCGCCACCGCGGGGGCCGAAGTGGTCATCGGGCCGATGGAGGGCGGGTACGTCTTCGACTGGCAGCCCACGCTGCACGCCGAGTCGGTCCGCCAAGGGCCGCGCGGCTCCGACAACCGGCTCGGGTAGGACCTGGGAGGGCTGCGGGCCTCCACAGTTGGCTCCCGCCGCTCCGGCTGACCTGGGAGGGCTACGGCCCTGCACAGCCAGCTCCGGCCGGGCCGCCTGGGTTTCCATCGGGTGCCGAGCGGCTGCGGGCGCCGTGGGTGGCCCCGCGGGGTGCGGGGAGCAGCCGGGCACGTGGAACGGTGCCGAGAGGGCGCCCTATGGCGTCGTCAGATGGGTGCGGGGGTGGGGGCGGTTTACGAGCGGAGGGCGGCCTCGGCGCCGCCGTCGGCGTACAAGATCTGGCCGGTCATGAAGGAGTTGTCCGCGCTCACCGTCCACGCCAGCAGGGACGCGACGGCCGAGACCGGACCGGGGAAGCCCAAGGGCTGAGGCATCGCGGCGGCCACGAGCTCGGTCGTAGCCGGATCGGCCAGGAGCGTCCTGCGGGCCGTCTCCGTGTCCACCACACCCGGCGCCACCGCGTTCAGCGGGATGCCCGCCCCCGCCCAGTCAGGGCCGACGGCGGCGCTCCGGAGCCACTGGTTGAGTGCGCGCTTGCTGGACGGGTAAACGATGCGGCCCTGCCCTGCCTCCACGACCGCGGTGGCGGCGGTAGCCGCGGCCTCCTCGTCCAGAGCCAGGCAGGCTTCGACGATGCTCTCGTCCGCGGCCACGATCGCGCTCAGCGAGGACACCGCGACCGCGCGGGGCCGGTCGGACTCGGTCAGGAGCGGGCGCAGGCCCTCCAAGGTGGCGAGGGTGCCGAAGAAGTTGAGCCGTACGGTGAGCGGGGACGGCAGGCCGACACCCGCGACGGCGACCACGCCGTCGATCCTTCCGCCCGACGCGGCCCTGACCTGCGAGGTGAGCCTCTCGCGCCCCTCCGCGACGGTCAGATCGGCGATCACTTCGGCGTCGCGCACGTCACAGCGGATCACTCGCGCTCCGGTGGCCGCCAAATGGTCGGCAGTGGCCGCGCCGATGCCCGAGGCGGCGCCCGTGACGACATAGGTCCGTTCGCTCATGAGTCAATGACTACATCCAATGAAGTAATTCAGTCAATGTAGTAATGTTCGGAACTGTGGCTCAGATAGGCTTCGAGACGTGCGGGAACAGATCAGCTCGGCGTCGAAGGTCGTTGTCAAGGTCGGCTCCTCCTCGCTCACCACCCCCCAGGGAACGATCGACGTCGATCGTGTGGACGCCTTGGTGGACGTGCTGGCGGCGAGGCGCCGCGCCGGGACGCAGCTCGTCCTGGTCTCCTCCGGGGCGATCGCGGCGGGCCTCGGCCCGCTCGGGCTGAGCGCGCGACCGCGTGACCTCGCCACCCAGCAGGCGGCCGCCTCGGTCGGCCAGGGCGTGCTGGTGGCCCGCTACACCTCCTCCTTCGCCCGGTACGGCCTGCGTGTCGGCCAGGTCCTGCTGACCGCCGACGACATGATGCGGCGCGCGCACCACGTCAACGCCCAGCGCACCCTGACCCGGCTGCTGGAGCTGGGCATCGTGCCCATC includes:
- the rplU gene encoding 50S ribosomal protein L21, which codes for MYAIVRCGGRQQKVSVGDVLEVDKVAGEVGSSVSLPTVLVVNDGDVTTEAGKFTVSAEILGETKGPKIRILKYKNKTGYKKRQGHRQRYTQVKITGIDQA
- a CDS encoding SDR family oxidoreductase, giving the protein MSERTYVVTGAASGIGAATADHLAATGARVIRCDVRDAEVIADLTVAEGRERLTSQVRAASGGRIDGVVAVAGVGLPSPLTVRLNFFGTLATLEGLRPLLTESDRPRAVAVSSLSAIVAADESIVEACLALDEEAAATAATAVVEAGQGRIVYPSSKRALNQWLRSAAVGPDWAGAGIPLNAVAPGVVDTETARRTLLADPATTELVAAAMPQPLGFPGPVSAVASLLAWTVSADNSFMTGQILYADGGAEAALRS
- the rpmA gene encoding 50S ribosomal protein L27, coding for MAHKKGASSTRNGRDSNAQRLGVKRFGGQLVNAGEIIVRQRGTHFHPGDNVGRGGDDTLFALAAGHVQFGVKRGRRAVSIVPVAE
- the obgE gene encoding GTPase ObgE codes for the protein MPDFVDQVVLHIKAGDGGNGCASIHREKFKPLGGPDGGNGGRGGDVILEVDPNTATLLDYHRRPHRKADNGKQGQGSNRDGANGEDVVLPVPNGTVVKNADTGEVLVDLVGAGTRYVIAQGGHGGLGNAALASTKRKAPGFALLGEPGDGLDVMLELKSVADVALVGFPSAGKSSLIAALSAAKPKIADYPFTTLIPNLGVVTAGDTVFTVADVPGLIPGASQGKGLGHEFLRHVERCDMLVHVIDCATMEPGRDPITDYEVIEAELRAYGKLEDRPRIVVLNKADVPDARELAELVTPEFEARGLQVFTISAATHDGLRELTYAMGEWVAAARANKPIEEPTRLVIRPKQLGDAGFRVRRVNENLFQITGEKPERWIRQTDFTNDEAVGYLADRLERLGVEEQLAKAGATAGAEVVIGPMEGGYVFDWQPTLHAESVRQGPRGSDNRLG